One Gloeobacter morelensis MG652769 DNA window includes the following coding sequences:
- a CDS encoding phasin family protein, which translates to MENNVLKQLLLMGVGATAVITERLQQAVDEWVSDGRLRQEDAKEFLDDLLFRLREEQGNFEEQFRRQIKTVLKEYDVPNQTEIEALKSRLDRIEYQLRQLQERGG; encoded by the coding sequence ATGGAAAACAACGTTCTCAAACAGCTGCTGTTGATGGGTGTCGGCGCCACCGCCGTAATTACTGAGCGGCTTCAGCAGGCCGTCGACGAATGGGTGAGCGACGGCCGCCTGCGCCAGGAGGACGCCAAAGAATTTCTCGACGACTTGCTCTTTCGCCTGCGCGAGGAGCAGGGCAATTTCGAAGAGCAGTTCCGCCGCCAGATCAAAACGGTGCTCAAAGAGTACGACGTGCCGAACCAGACCGAGATCGAGGCGCTCAAAAGCCGCCTCGACCGTATCGAGTATCAACTCAGGCAGCTGCAGGAGCGAGGCGGTTAG
- a CDS encoding ABC transporter permease: MLRAIQPEKVYPSVQRYLELLFMLTWRNLKVRYRGSALGIYWSLLNPLIMTGVYTAIFGTTFASYYNDSLLSYLLAAFTGLVVINFFNITTLQALPSVVASGAMLNKIRIPFSVLPLSLVGANIFQYVVGVLPLLVVMTLFITGQPAHVPLLLLPSLALALVATGISLMVSALYVFFRDLPYIYELVTFALFLSSPVFYPAAIVPDSVKPFLAINPLTPIIESLRQLILGGTAIDWGLLGFALLSGGVVCGLGWVLFHAWSDRYMDLL, encoded by the coding sequence ATGCTGCGTGCGATTCAGCCCGAAAAAGTCTATCCCTCGGTTCAGCGCTATCTGGAGTTGCTGTTCATGCTCACCTGGCGCAACCTCAAGGTGCGCTACCGCGGCTCGGCGCTGGGGATCTACTGGTCGCTGCTCAATCCGCTGATCATGACCGGGGTCTACACGGCCATATTCGGCACCACGTTCGCTTCTTACTACAACGATTCGCTGCTGAGCTATCTGCTCGCCGCCTTTACGGGCCTGGTGGTAATCAACTTCTTCAACATCACCACCCTCCAGGCCCTGCCGAGCGTGGTCGCCAGCGGCGCAATGCTCAACAAAATCCGCATTCCCTTCAGCGTTCTCCCCCTTTCGCTGGTGGGTGCCAATATTTTTCAGTACGTGGTGGGTGTGCTGCCGCTTTTGGTGGTGATGACTTTATTTATCACCGGGCAGCCCGCCCACGTGCCGCTGCTGCTTTTGCCTTCGCTGGCCCTGGCGCTGGTGGCGACCGGCATCAGCCTGATGGTGAGCGCCCTCTATGTCTTTTTTCGCGATTTGCCCTATATCTATGAATTGGTCACATTTGCGCTGTTTTTGAGCAGCCCGGTATTTTATCCGGCGGCCATCGTCCCGGATTCTGTCAAGCCTTTTCTTGCAATTAACCCGCTCACGCCGATCATCGAAAGCCTGCGCCAATTGATCTTAGGCGGCACCGCCATCGACTGGGGTCTACTGGGTTTCGCTCTGTTGTCGGGTGGGGTGGTCTGCGGCCTCGGTTGGGTGCTGTTCCACGCCTGGTCCGATCGCTACATGGACTTGTTGTAG
- a CDS encoding ABC transporter ATP-binding protein encodes MEAIRLSNVSLWRRTQEEFSYDLKKTVLTILDGRYRKPGRKQVLAGVDLTIESGEKVGIVGSNGSGKSTLLKVICGILKPTTGEVHVRGAIAPLIELGAGFDSDLSLVDNIVLYGVLLGFSRREMRARVRPILEFADLAAYADVPVKTLSSGMTARLGFAIATDVPPDILILDEVLSVGDERFKTKCRSRLEQYWGENATVLVVSHDLPYIEQSCERVVWMNGGRVMRSGPPAEVIASYLHSIQTPAGAERG; translated from the coding sequence TTGGAAGCCATTCGACTCAGCAACGTTTCTCTCTGGCGGCGCACCCAGGAGGAATTCTCCTACGACCTCAAAAAAACTGTCCTGACTATTCTGGACGGTCGCTACCGCAAACCCGGCCGCAAACAGGTGCTCGCAGGCGTTGATCTGACGATCGAAAGCGGTGAGAAAGTCGGGATCGTAGGCTCGAACGGCTCGGGCAAATCGACCCTGCTCAAGGTGATCTGCGGCATTCTCAAGCCAACCACCGGCGAGGTGCACGTGCGCGGGGCGATTGCGCCCCTGATTGAACTGGGGGCGGGCTTCGACTCGGATCTGTCATTGGTCGACAACATCGTGCTCTACGGCGTGCTGCTCGGGTTCTCGCGCCGCGAGATGCGCGCTCGGGTACGGCCCATCCTCGAATTTGCTGACTTGGCCGCTTACGCCGATGTGCCGGTCAAGACGCTCTCCTCGGGGATGACCGCCCGGCTCGGCTTTGCCATCGCCACCGACGTGCCGCCGGATATTTTGATCCTCGATGAGGTGCTCTCGGTGGGTGACGAGCGCTTCAAGACCAAGTGCCGCAGCCGACTGGAGCAGTACTGGGGAGAGAATGCGACGGTGCTGGTGGTTTCCCACGATTTGCCCTATATCGAGCAAAGCTGCGAGCGGGTGGTGTGGATGAACGGCGGCCGGGTGATGCGCTCCGGTCCCCCCGCCGAGGTGATCGCAAGCTACCTGCACTCGATACAGACCCCCGCCGGCGCCGAGCGGGGCTGA
- a CDS encoding LptF/LptG family permease, protein MIGKVGGDPTARVLKIVDLYLVSELLLPFLFGVATFASLGMIVGSLFELVRAMLDNGLSVTVAAQVFALRLPSVIVITFPTAMLLATLLAYARLSGDAETVAMRACGMSVYRLVLPALSVGLLVTGATFMCNELVVPASNAEASRLLFQAIDRDKPDFQKDNIIYPEYGFVTPRDGRPTYHTLVRLFYARQFAGGIMRDLTVLDYSQDAVNQVITAAAAVYDNRSGAWTLQDGTVYVVAPDGSYRNVLRFKRQQVKLSERPEQFGGGARPEDLPIAQLSDYIRRLELSQQQVRTLQVSLQQKYAIPVTCFVFALVGATLGLRRVRTSNALGLGLSILIIFGYYLLMFVCQALGQTGVLAPWLGAWAPNLAVGALGGVLLWRTAR, encoded by the coding sequence ATGATTGGCAAAGTAGGCGGGGATCCCACAGCAAGAGTCCTGAAGATTGTGGACCTCTATCTGGTCTCGGAGTTGCTGCTGCCGTTTTTATTCGGGGTGGCGACGTTTGCCTCCCTGGGCATGATTGTCGGCTCGCTTTTTGAGCTGGTGCGGGCGATGCTCGACAACGGCCTGTCGGTGACGGTGGCAGCCCAGGTGTTCGCCCTGCGGCTGCCCTCAGTAATCGTCATCACTTTTCCTACGGCGATGCTGCTCGCCACGCTCCTGGCCTACGCCCGGCTGTCCGGCGACGCCGAGACGGTGGCGATGCGCGCCTGCGGGATGAGCGTCTACCGGCTGGTGCTCCCGGCTCTGTCGGTCGGGTTGCTGGTCACTGGGGCGACTTTTATGTGCAACGAACTGGTGGTACCGGCGAGCAACGCCGAGGCCAGCCGGTTGCTCTTCCAGGCCATCGACCGCGACAAGCCCGATTTTCAGAAGGACAATATCATCTACCCCGAGTACGGGTTTGTGACGCCGCGCGACGGTCGCCCTACCTACCACACGCTGGTGCGGCTATTCTATGCCCGTCAGTTCGCCGGGGGGATCATGCGCGATCTGACGGTGCTCGATTATTCGCAAGATGCCGTCAACCAGGTAATCACCGCCGCCGCTGCGGTCTACGACAACCGCTCAGGGGCCTGGACACTCCAGGATGGCACCGTCTATGTGGTCGCCCCGGACGGTTCCTACCGCAATGTGTTGCGCTTCAAGCGCCAGCAAGTCAAGCTCAGCGAGCGGCCCGAGCAGTTTGGGGGCGGCGCGCGTCCGGAGGATCTACCCATCGCCCAACTGAGCGATTACATCCGCCGCCTGGAACTCTCGCAGCAGCAGGTGCGCACTTTGCAAGTCAGCCTCCAGCAGAAGTACGCCATACCGGTCACCTGCTTTGTCTTTGCACTGGTGGGCGCAACTTTGGGCCTCAGGCGGGTGCGCACCAGCAACGCCCTCGGCCTGGGGCTGAGCATCTTGATCATTTTTGGCTACTACTTGCTGATGTTTGTCTGCCAGGCCCTCGGTCAGACCGGGGTGCTCGCTCCCTGGTTGGGAGCCTGGGCACCCAATCTTGCGGTCGGTGCCCTCGGGGGGGTGCTGTTGTGGCGCACCGCCCGCTGA
- a CDS encoding LIC_10190 family membrane protein — protein sequence MASVILCWLYVTALGGLCGWLLLHRADRASEAVPPAVVPLVGLAAVTAAAGYLSLFIGLGLVANLLVWLIACALLWPRRAAFGQALGRLRERAAQTTPWFWPAAGALAATLALTSVGKPWLAQGFFNYDTGLYHAPSIRWIESYGAVPGLGNLLPPLAVDSQWFIASALFSFAWLYKHPLHALLGFVAFWGFCFALGGVRELLVGKGDLRVSSIFQVLSLVPLLELVGNVASPTTDEPAAVLMLVALALVCRSLEVEQTQRDTRALQLAVAALALFAVAIKWSVLPLLLPVGYLAWRQWQKEGAPALPGYGLLVVGMLTPKLVRGVILSGYLVYPFAAIDWFGFDWKMPMEIVQSEKRFIESWARMQFRSPEEVLGGGFGFWFPSWVEQFRSTPIAWCLLAAAGVFVLSALRRREHCVSILRRYGIVYLTAMAGVAYWFWTAPFLRFGYGFLAVTAILLVLPAADALAARLPRISARLRPEALATAALAALVLLTEGEKRLLGTGLTLTRHYLETLEQIYTGYLPIGLLYHQVDYPQIETLLLPMRNARIYRPLTGQLCWHAPLPCTPYLYKPIELRSGSLQGGFRSRPDDVTTSLADFDGRRIEREQRKKP from the coding sequence GTGGCCTCGGTCATTCTCTGCTGGTTGTACGTGACCGCTCTGGGCGGCCTTTGCGGCTGGTTGCTCCTGCACCGGGCGGACCGTGCTTCGGAGGCGGTGCCCCCGGCGGTGGTGCCGCTGGTGGGGCTTGCGGCGGTGACGGCGGCGGCGGGTTATCTTTCGCTGTTTATCGGTCTTGGGCTGGTGGCCAACCTGCTGGTGTGGCTCATTGCCTGTGCTTTGCTGTGGCCGCGGCGCGCAGCTTTTGGGCAGGCCCTTGGCCGGCTGCGCGAGCGGGCGGCCCAGACGACCCCCTGGTTTTGGCCGGCGGCGGGCGCTCTGGCTGCTACCCTCGCCCTGACGTCCGTGGGTAAACCCTGGCTTGCTCAGGGATTTTTTAACTACGACACCGGACTGTACCATGCCCCTTCGATCCGCTGGATCGAAAGCTACGGTGCGGTGCCCGGCCTGGGTAATCTGCTGCCGCCTCTGGCGGTCGATTCGCAGTGGTTTATTGCGAGTGCTCTGTTTAGTTTCGCCTGGCTCTATAAACACCCCCTGCACGCCCTGCTCGGTTTTGTAGCCTTCTGGGGTTTTTGTTTTGCCCTTGGGGGGGTGCGCGAGCTATTGGTCGGCAAAGGCGACTTGCGGGTAAGCAGTATTTTTCAGGTGCTGTCGCTGGTGCCTTTGCTTGAACTGGTAGGCAACGTCGCCTCGCCGACCACCGACGAACCGGCCGCGGTGTTGATGCTGGTGGCGCTCGCCCTGGTCTGCCGCAGCCTCGAAGTGGAGCAGACCCAGCGCGACACCCGCGCGCTGCAGCTGGCCGTGGCCGCGCTGGCGCTATTTGCCGTAGCCATCAAGTGGAGCGTACTGCCGTTGCTGCTGCCGGTGGGGTATCTCGCCTGGCGCCAGTGGCAAAAAGAAGGCGCCCCGGCCCTGCCAGGCTACGGCCTGCTGGTAGTCGGCATGCTCACACCCAAATTGGTGCGCGGTGTCATTCTCTCGGGGTACCTGGTCTATCCCTTTGCGGCCATCGACTGGTTCGGCTTCGACTGGAAGATGCCCATGGAGATTGTCCAATCGGAGAAGCGGTTTATCGAGAGTTGGGCGCGTATGCAGTTTCGCTCTCCGGAGGAGGTGCTGGGGGGCGGCTTCGGTTTCTGGTTTCCAAGCTGGGTCGAGCAGTTTCGCTCGACCCCGATTGCCTGGTGTTTGTTGGCGGCGGCGGGGGTGTTTGTGCTCTCGGCGCTGCGGCGGCGGGAGCACTGCGTGTCTATCCTGCGGCGCTATGGGATCGTCTATCTCACCGCCATGGCCGGGGTGGCCTACTGGTTCTGGACGGCGCCGTTTCTGCGCTTCGGTTACGGGTTTCTCGCCGTAACGGCAATTTTGCTGGTGCTCCCGGCAGCGGACGCTCTGGCTGCGCGTCTGCCCCGGATATCCGCCCGCCTGCGCCCGGAGGCCTTGGCCACCGCCGCCCTCGCCGCCCTGGTATTGCTCACCGAGGGTGAAAAACGTCTACTGGGTACAGGCCTCACATTGACCAGGCACTACCTCGAGACCCTCGAGCAGATCTACACGGGGTACCTGCCGATTGGATTGCTCTACCATCAGGTGGATTACCCCCAAATCGAGACACTGCTGTTGCCGATGCGCAATGCCCGGATCTATCGCCCCCTGACCGGCCAGCTGTGCTGGCACGCGCCGCTGCCGTGCACGCCCTACCTCTACAAACCCATCGAATTACGAAGCGGCTCGCTGCAAGGCGGTTTTCGCTCCCGGCCGGAC